A segment of the Desertifilum tharense IPPAS B-1220 genome:
TTGACCGTCGCGGGTTAGGGCGATCGCGCCAACTGAGTTAGCATGACCTGTAAGGGTTTGGGTACATTGCCATCCGGGACGAAAGACGGGAGGCGGGGGAACGGGTCGAGGTTTGGGAATGCGGCGAGAAGGCGGCGGGGGTGGGGGCGGAATCATTGCCCCAGTGTAAGATAGGGGTTGGGCTAAATCGGCGATCGCTTCACTTGCCGTTTGGTAGCGTTTATTGACTGCGGTTTCAACTAAACGGTCTAAAATGCGTTGCAGTTGAGGCGTTATCTGATTATCGACTAAATACTGCGACCACACCCAAACCGCTTCGCCGGAATCAAATAAATCAAACGGCGACATAGCAGTAATTAAATGCAAACAAGTCGTTCCTAAACTGTAGAGGTCGCTGGCAAAAACGGCCCGACCTCGCGCTTGTTCGGGTGCGATATACTCAGGACTGCCGATGGTTGTTCCGGTTTTCAGTAAAGCGGTTCCTGTGGCATATTTAGCCGCCCCAAAATCCACTAACACCAATTGTCCATTAGGGCTGCAAATTAGGTTTTCTGGCTTAATATCCCGGTGAATGATGTGATGCTCGTGGATAAAGTCCAGAATGGGGAGAACTTGCTGCAAAAGGTTGCGAATCCGAATTTCGTTAAATGCGCCCTCGTTTCTGAGAATTTGAGCCAGATTATACCCTTCTACAAACGCTTGCACCAGATATTGATTGTCATCTTGGTCAAAATGAGCGTAGAGTTCGGGAATTTGTGGGTGTTTTCCTAAACTATCGAGACGAATGGCTTCTTGTTCAAACAGTTCGGCCGCTTTTTTAAAGTAGTTTTCTCCCTTGGTTTGGGGATGAAACTGTTTAATGACGCATCGGGGTTTAGAAGGCTTGTGTTCGTCAACGGCGAGGTAGGTTCTGCCAAAGCCGCCTTGTCCAATCAGTTGAATGGCTCTGTAACGATCTTTAAGCTGCAACCGCCAACCGCAAGTTTGGCAATACTTGGCCTCACTTGGATTTTGGGGATGCTGGCAGTCTGGATTGATACAGTAGCTCATTGAAAAAACCTTAGCTTCTCTCAATCTTAGCGGTCTGAGCTGAGAGAAGTCATCAAAATGTAGATCCTAAATTTTGGAGTTCTCCTCAGCTTGGGGAGCTTCCCTTCAGTAAAGCTGTCTTAGTCTTGCTGGTCAAGGATTTCCGCCTCTCCGGCTCAATCCAACTCTGAGGGCGTAGCAACTTACAAATCGGTTCTGGGAGGATCGGGGGTTGGCTGTCTCAGCGTAGCATCTGATGGGGTTGTGAGAAAAGGCTGAATGAGGATTGACTAAAACATTTCTTTCAAATAATTAGCTTGTTCTTCAAGAAAAATTAGAAGAAAATCACTATACTTCAGATAAGCTTTTGAGAAAAGACTTTGATTGTTTAGTTCATTGTATATATAAATTGGTGGGTCGTCTCCTTCAGAAATCTTAAAGAACATAAACTCATAGCCTTGATGCATATAAAAAACAAATGCATCTTTGGGCAAGGATTCAGGAAAATCATTTTCATTCAACAAATCAATAGCCCACTTTTGAATATTCAAAATATGCTTGAAAAAGCAATCAGAGCCTTCAAGTAGTCCCCCTGCTTCATGACCTCCCCACAAGAGAAATTCTTTATAAGCCTTGGGTAAATTTATATTTAGATCGGTTTCTAAACTAAATATTTCTTCTTCTGTGCATGGAATTAATTTACAAGGCTCTTCATCTTCATAGCGTAACGAATTGCTCCAATTCAGAAAATCTAGTTGCAAAAATTTATCTTTAAAGTTTTCAATAGACATTTAATTCAGTTTTGCTCCTGAGAAATGAGGGTTTTGTGCTGGCGCAGGAGTCACACAAGTATTGTAAGATGGCAATGCTCGCGGTAATGCTGAAGGCTGCAACTACCCAAAAGCTATCGGCGATCGCTCTGGACTGGTCTAAGCAGCCAGGGTTGTGTTGGGTTAAGGTGCAATCTGGATGGTTAGTCAATCAGGGCTTACCGCTAGAGGTGGGAAATGGCGGCTCTGTCCAAAGTTAGATTTATGTTACTCTGTGAGTCCAAAGCTGGCAAATTTTCTTACTATGAAGAAAATAGACATTCACTATTTTTGCAATCATTTTATCTGTATTGGCATAATTCTTTAAATCATGTCTTCTTTAACCTCTCAAAACGACAAAATTCTTCTGGCTTTTATCACCGCCCTGGGTCGCCAGGATGAATCCTTGCCATCGGCACTGCAACACCAGCTTCATGCGATTGGTCAGAATCTGGAGGCTCGGATTGTAGAACTGCCGACGATCGCAGCTAACCTCCCAAGCTTAAATCAAGCCTATCAGACTGCTCTCGCCGATCCCCAAATGGATGAAAGCGACCAAGGCGCAACGCTTGTTTCTACCAATCAGGATCGTAGCTCCCAACTTCGCGATCGCGCTACCAAAATTTTCACCGATCCAGACCCGGTGCAAGCGGCTCAACGAAATCTGCCTGGAAAGTTTGGACAAGTCGCCTCAAATCCCTTCAAACGCTTCTTTGGTAGAGGTTAAGGCAACCAAGCTGAATCAAATATTAGGCTTGAGTCCGAGAATTTTATTTTGAGGGCAAGGAGCTTTTGTCGATCAAAAAGGCGTCAGGAGCAAGAACTCTAAGCGTAGGTTCGCCAGTCCGCGAGCGATCGCAAGTTTGCTTCCTGTCTCGCTCTAGGGTAGATCAAACAAGTCGGTTTTGAGAGGTTGGATGGCGCGATCGCATCTACAATACTCAGATCGCCCAAATCTCGATCTACCCTACGAAGGGATAATATACTGAACTGGAAGTTTCATTGTATATAATCCTTTGACGCAGGAGCAGCTTTCAAGGAGATTTAAGTGGAGCCAATTCTTGCTGACAGAATTCGTGGGGTTTTGTTTGGTCAAGCAGTGGGAGATGCCCTTGGCTTCGGAACTGAATTTCTCTCTCGCGCTGAGGTTATACGCGATTATCCCACTGGGTTGCAGAGTTATTCTCAAATTCGACAATATTCTTACATTACTCGACAGTACGAACAACTTCAAGATTGGCGTTGGCAACCCGGTGATTGGACTGATGATACCGACCAAATGCTTTGCATTCTTGATAGCTTACTGACCCACCAAAAGTTAGATATTCATGATATCGCCACTCGTCTCCATCAGTGGGCTGTTACAGATGGTTTTGGAATTGGTGGAACAGTCTACCATGTTATCCACGATCCAGGGTTCGTCCATAATCCTCATCGAGTTGCTGAAGAACAATGGGAGGCCAGAAACCGTCAGCCAGCCGCTAATGGCGGTGTCATGCGAACCTCAGTGTTAGGGATTTGGGAATATCCATTTCCTGAGCGAGTTCGCTTTAACGCTGAACAAGTTTGTCGAATCACTCATGCCGATCCTCGTTGTCTTGGTTCATGCGTAGCCGTTTGTTTAGCCATTTCTCGGCTATTGAAAGGGGTCGAAAGCATCAATCAATTAATTAACACCATCGCTCTAGAGGTTCAGTCTTATCATCCGGAAATGGAGGTGTATTTTGCAAAAGCCGCGAAAGATTCCTTAGAGGAGTTAGACCTTGATGAGGGATTAAATAGGGAGGAACAAACAACCTGGGGTTACACTCTGAAAACGCTGGGGGCTGCTTTCTGGGCATTAGGTCATGCCAAGACTTTTAGTGATGGGCTTCTGGCTATTATCCATGAGGGAGGAGATGCAGATACCAACGCCGCAGTAGCAGGCGCGTTGCTAGGGGCGCGGTTTGGATATCAAAGCATTGAACCCGAATGGATAGAAGGATTAATTTACAGGCAACAGTTAGAGGAGCGATGTGAGTCTCTGATTCAACTTTGTTCTGAGTGGCAGAATTAATTCTCGCATCCCCTCCCCAACTTCTCTGTTAAAAGCTTTTCCTCCCTTGTAGCTTAGAAGTTTGCCAATTAATTCAGTTTTGCTCCTAGGAAATGAGGGTTTTGTGCTGGCGTAGGAGTCGGTGCAGGTATTGTAAGATGACAATGCCTAGAGTGATGCTGAAGGCTGCGACTAACCAAAAGCCATCGGCGATCGCTCTCGACTGGTCTAAGGCCCATCCTCCCAAAGGCGGCCCGATAAAATAGCCAATGGCCCAACATTGGGAGTTAATGGAGAGATAGACGCCGCGCAACGAAGCCGGGGCGATATCGACCACAAAGGCAGAAGCTGAGGGCATATAGGCAACAGTCGCGATCGCCATAATACTTAAGGCTAAAATAGCGCCCCACAAAGCCCCTGTGGAGAGGGTTCCCGTCAGCCAAATGAGCAAAAAGCCCAAACCCCACAGGGAGATAGAAAGGGTCAAGGCTTGGGGACGACTAAAGCGGTTGAGAAACCTTGCCATTGGTAACTGACATAAGGCCGCAAAGACAACGTGCCAGGTAAATAAGCCGCTAATGACTTGGGGGGGAAAGCCGCCCCCGGCGACGAAATTGGTGAGATAAAGGGGAATGGTGCTTTGAATTTGGGCGAGATAGGTGGTGAACAGAATATTGACGAGAACGAATACCATCAGGAGGCGATCGCGAAACGCCACACCCCAACCTTGGCCAACGGGTTCGTCGGGGCTGTCGTCAAATTGCCCCGTTTCTGCGATCGCCCAATAAATTACCCCAAAAAAGACTAAAAACGAAATCCCATCCACGACAAACAACGCCCGGTAGTTGCCCCCCACCGCAATTAACAAGCCTCCTAAGATGACGCCAACCCCCAGCCCCAAACTATCGGCTAAACGGGTAATGGCAAAGGCTTCATTGCGTTCGTGAATGGCGGTCAGATCGGCAACGGCGGCTTCAGTGGCCGGCCAATATAAACCGATACCCAATCCCATGAGTAAATTTCCCAAAATGAAGGTCGGGAAATCATGGGTGAAGGTAAAAGCCACATCGGCTAAGGCGGAGACTAAAGCGGACAGGAGTAGCGTTTTTTTGCGTCCCCAAAGGGGGGAATCGGTCAGCGTTCCGCCGAAAAAACGACCGAATACCCCGGAAATTGAACCGCTTCCGAGTCCAATTCCCACCGCCGTTGCTGATAGACCCACCTGATTGACAAAGAAGATGGGGGCATAAAATAGCGTAAACCCATTACCAATCTGAGAGAGAAGGCGTCCCGCCGCGAGTATCCATACCGGGTTGGGGAGATTTGGCAGCCAATCGCGCCATTGGCGTAAGAAAAAAGGCATCTGAGTGCGATCGCATGGGGAACAGCCTTATTCTGACACTCCTCTGCCGAAACGCAAGAGCAGGTAAAGCGGCTAAAAGCTAACCCAACACTCAGAAAATTTACGGTTTTTCTCTGTAGAAGAACAGCCGCAAAGATTGATCCCCAATGGCTTCTAGACCCTATTGACTTAAAAAAGCGCGATCCCCGACCCATAGAGGGCTTCCCAGAATAATTTTCTTTATCATAAAACCTTCTTGTAAAATGTAACAAATTTTACTAAATTTGGATTTTCTGCCCGCCCAAAAGCTAGGCTACGCATAGAGCCTCAAATCAGACTAACCGTTGAGCAACAAGGAAAATCTCTATGATTGCGCCCTTACCCCTGCCTCTTAGATCGTCGCAGTCTCCTGCCCATATTTGTCCTTACGATCAAACCTGTAGTTATCTCACCCAAGCGGCGGAAGAACTGCAAATGGATCGCGGTTTGCTTGCCATCCTCAGCCATCCCCGCAAAGTTGTCACCGTCACCATCCCAGTGAAACTCGATAATGGTGAAATTGAAGTTCTCACAGGTCATCGGGTGCAACATTGCGATGTTTTAGGGCCTTATAAAGGCGGGACGCGCTACCATCCTTCCGTGACTTTGCAAGAAGTATCGGCCCTAGCGATGTTGATGACGTGGAAATGCGCTTTATTAGGCATTCCCTACGGCGGGGCAAAAGGCGGAATTGCCATTGACCCCAATCAATACAGCGCCAATGAGTTAGAAAGAATTACCCGCCGATACACCAGCGAACTGATCAAAGATATTGGCCCATCCGTTGATATCCCCGCGCCGGATATTGGCACATCTGCCCGCGAAATGGCTTGGATGATGGATACCTACTCAATGAATGTCGGCCATGCAGTTCCTGGGGTGGTGACGGGTAAACCCATTTCCATTGGCGGATCGAAAGGACGCGAAATGGCAACCGGACGCGGAGTGGCGATCGCCATTCGGGAAGCGCTAGCCTTGCAGGGTAAGACCCTAGAAGGGGTGCGCGTCGTTATTCAAGGATTTGGCAATGTGGGCGGCGCGGCGGCGGTGTTGCTGCACGAAGCTGGGGCGAAAGTTTTAGCAGTTTCTGATGTCTCCGGCGGGATTTATGCCGAAAAAGGTTTAGATATTCCGGCGCTGAAAGTGTACTGGGCGCAAAATGGCCGCAAGTTAGCTGGCTATCCGGAAGCTGAAGCCGTTAGTAATGCCGAGTTACTCACCTTACCTTGCGATGTCTTAATTCCGGCTGCGTTGGAAGATCAAATTACTGAAGAAAACGCCCACCAGGTTCAAGCGCAAATTGTGGCGGAAGCGGCGAATGGCCCGGTGACTTTAGCCGCCGATCTAATTTTGAGCGATCGCGGGATTAC
Coding sequences within it:
- a CDS encoding SMI1/KNR4 family protein — encoded protein: MSIENFKDKFLQLDFLNWSNSLRYEDEEPCKLIPCTEEEIFSLETDLNINLPKAYKEFLLWGGHEAGGLLEGSDCFFKHILNIQKWAIDLLNENDFPESLPKDAFVFYMHQGYEFMFFKISEGDDPPIYIYNELNNQSLFSKAYLKYSDFLLIFLEEQANYLKEMF
- a CDS encoding ADP-ribosylglycohydrolase family protein, with product MEPILADRIRGVLFGQAVGDALGFGTEFLSRAEVIRDYPTGLQSYSQIRQYSYITRQYEQLQDWRWQPGDWTDDTDQMLCILDSLLTHQKLDIHDIATRLHQWAVTDGFGIGGTVYHVIHDPGFVHNPHRVAEEQWEARNRQPAANGGVMRTSVLGIWEYPFPERVRFNAEQVCRITHADPRCLGSCVAVCLAISRLLKGVESINQLINTIALEVQSYHPEMEVYFAKAAKDSLEELDLDEGLNREEQTTWGYTLKTLGAAFWALGHAKTFSDGLLAIIHEGGDADTNAAVAGALLGARFGYQSIEPEWIEGLIYRQQLEERCESLIQLCSEWQN
- a CDS encoding MFS transporter produces the protein MPFFLRQWRDWLPNLPNPVWILAAGRLLSQIGNGFTLFYAPIFFVNQVGLSATAVGIGLGSGSISGVFGRFFGGTLTDSPLWGRKKTLLLSALVSALADVAFTFTHDFPTFILGNLLMGLGIGLYWPATEAAVADLTAIHERNEAFAITRLADSLGLGVGVILGGLLIAVGGNYRALFVVDGISFLVFFGVIYWAIAETGQFDDSPDEPVGQGWGVAFRDRLLMVFVLVNILFTTYLAQIQSTIPLYLTNFVAGGGFPPQVISGLFTWHVVFAALCQLPMARFLNRFSRPQALTLSISLWGLGFLLIWLTGTLSTGALWGAILALSIMAIATVAYMPSASAFVVDIAPASLRGVYLSINSQCWAIGYFIGPPLGGWALDQSRAIADGFWLVAAFSITLGIVILQYLHRLLRQHKTLIS
- a CDS encoding Glu/Leu/Phe/Val dehydrogenase, coding for MIAPLPLPLRSSQSPAHICPYDQTCSYLTQAAEELQMDRGLLAILSHPRKVVTVTIPVKLDNGEIEVLTGHRVQHCDVLGPYKGGTRYHPSVTLQEVSALAMLMTWKCALLGIPYGGAKGGIAIDPNQYSANELERITRRYTSELIKDIGPSVDIPAPDIGTSAREMAWMMDTYSMNVGHAVPGVVTGKPISIGGSKGREMATGRGVAIAIREALALQGKTLEGVRVVIQGFGNVGGAAAVLLHEAGAKVLAVSDVSGGIYAEKGLDIPALKVYWAQNGRKLAGYPEAEAVSNAELLTLPCDVLIPAALEDQITEENAHQVQAQIVAEAANGPVTLAADLILSDRGITVLPDILTNAGGVVVSYLEWVQGLSYVFWDEERVNKEMEGLMVHAFHRVTEQAKMRQVSLRVAAYTLGVGRVAQALSDRGLYP